Genomic DNA from Dysidea avara chromosome 10, odDysAvar1.4, whole genome shotgun sequence:
CTTTGACATTTTTCGTAAGCACTCGTACACAAAAGGCCACGATACAATTGAGATACTTGAAAAGGAAACAAAAGCCATAGAAGAGAATGTTACATCGATGACTTTATTGGAACAAGCTTTTGAAGAGAAGAGAATTGTAGCAGCCATATTAGTATCAGTGTTAGTGGTTGTATTAATTGTTGTTTCCTTGGTGATTTGGATTGCAGTACTGATACTGTAAGAATTGAAATCTATTTACCTGTTATTTACTGTATTTACATATTATTTCACCAGGAGTTGCTGTAACAAGAAGCAGAAGCATAATTTACGAGAGGTCACATCTCCAGATCCCAGCACAGATATGTCATCAGATGATGGTTTCCCTGAAGAATTCTTGACTGACTAATATGATGATGATAAACTTGGCATATAATCACTTATAAGTATGTATACTACCCCAgtcatgtattcattgctatactatCTGTATGTTGTATTGTCAGTCATGTGGTTACTCTAACATTAAACAGTATTGTTACAGCTATACACTCATTTTGTGGAACTTTTAATTCTATCACTAGTCCTGTATGTGCAGAGCAAATTGTTGAGTTCATTACATATTAGATAAAGTATGGACATCTTAGTTTAGTGTGCCAAATTTAGTAACAGGCTTTGGTATGGAAAACTATACATGATCTAGAGTGTAAGATAGCAAAGAATGAATGTACTggtaaagacctcattatctcccaaagatcaaaggattttatgcataccattttctataTTAATTTGTATTCTTTAGTAAGCTTGACTTCAGACATATCAGTTGAGGAGATCCCCACACAGCACACCTTACTAATGTGTTGAGTAGCATTGTGGATCTCGCTAAATCATTAATCTGCTACGTCTCCCCTCAGGAGGCGTGGACATGTTTtactcaacccacaatcaatcttaTCTACTAGCATAAATAATTCCACACCATTTTCTAGAGACTGCCCACTCAAAATCACAGATCCTATAGTAGGcctataactattatgtagaaAACTGCATGGCTTCATTCACACTTGCTGAGACAACTGCACACTTATAGAGTATCTGGCCCTGAATTAACAGGTTAGTATTTTATCACAGGTCCGGGGGATGATACACACAGCTAAGGGAACAGTGAACAACATCCAGTGAGTGGCTTTGCACACACAATCACTGAAAACAAAATTCTTACAAACATTTACTTTCAGACAGCTTAGATCAACAACCTATAATGCCATGTTCCAATAATTAACACTGATTATATACAAAAAAACATACATTCATTTCATTAATGAAATTTGTTACAACTACTGATTCGGAATTTTACATACAAAATGAATTGAAATGCATTTTTGCAGCATCCTGAAATAAATTGCATTGATGATAATTCATTTGAAAGAGGAAAAGTGTCCCTTGGTCAGCACCATGAAAAGAACGGAGTATTTGTTCTAACTCTTAATCGGTTGATCCATTTTCGAGTACTCCCTGCTGCTCGCACTCTTTCTACCATTATTGGTGCCATTTGTACAAGTTGTTGAGGAGTAGAGTTGTTCTGTAACGCTTGAAGAAGGTTCAGCACCTAAGTGTAAAAAATTGCAACTGAATTTTTCAAATTTAATGACCACTTGAACTAAAGAAACAAAATTACAAAGTTTGTAGATTCAATAGGATAGTTTAGTGGATGAGGTTGACAAATATTTAAAGTGATGGGGTATAAATATTCCCTCAGAGAGAACCACGACTTATTTAACAACATGTTTATCATTAAGTACtagtacttaataagtagggatttgtaagaaatcatatggcttcGTAAATATTTGCACTTTAAAAAACAGCCCGGCAATAAGTTTTACTAAAAAACcacattagtactgctgtaatgatgctgtaccttggttaaatgAAGTGAAAAGTCGAATGTTTTAATGTAGTGAGttcaaaattttcaaaattcacctGTATTTTGTCTGCCACTGCCTGCTGTAAAACCCGGTTGTGCTAGGTGCACGGCTTCAGAAATTTCTGACAGCCAAGGCAATGACGGcagattcacgaatctgttgttccgattacgttctgtccactgtaccatgctgtttgctttcatcactCATTCGCTTCTTTGTTTTTCTCGAAGGATCATTAATAGCTGCGGCGCATGGCACAACTCTTAATATGTGATTTTAACaaagtgtgtgtacatgtgcgtATTATAAAGACAAGGGTGAACAGGTATAGTAGCCAAGGaattgtctctagcatttattaacgctgggtagtcgttttatagtcttaattaccagtttagttTTTTGCAAGCTAATAATGCCTTTGAGGGGCGGATCCACctcgggatccagacttctaaaagcgagggatccactcttaatggtggactctccagcgatgttttactgtaaaatcatttaggccattagaaatgcagctggaGCCTTTaataatagctttaaaagacaaaatgataatatttttagaggcacgaaggtaaaagatagctgcttcgagtgatatttatactatgtggaaaacaaagagtataacatagatagctagctagctggacataaaaagtaaacaaactagctatttaaaataataaaaattttaaaaggaagtagggattgatataatataatgattatacatgctacaaaaagtaaggaaacaagctcaaaaatgttacagctaaaATGAGAAACGGTCcacaaaagtaggcattaaagtgtgtctcattttagtgagtagtcatctaatcttgtttccttactttttattgcatggatTGCAgcacatataattattatgtcaatcactacttccttttaaaattttagctGGTTTTTAACGTAGAGAATCAAGTGTTCACAAACCAATGACTTGATTGTCCAGGCAGTtaccatgactgctctattagagtatttagagtGTTCTCTTAAGGTACAGACAAAGAATGTACTAAACTGCCAGAAATTATGGCTGGGAATTTAGGCACCTTTTCACCCCTGCCACTAACTGTGACTATAGTCACATTACAAGGATCAAGACTTTGGAATCAACTTTGTAGTACCTCCTTGAAGGAACAagacattattaaaattttgttcaTTGTCAATGTACAGAATTttagacaactatccctctagggacctgcaagaaggctaacagtaagcctgtgaagcagggagtcagaaacctgtaaTAGAAAACTATTTTAGAAATTAACACTCCACCAGGTGTTCAAATGAGACCTAACATTTATTCAAAACCAGTGTTTATCTTTGTTGTAACACTCCTTACCCATGGTGGCTAAACGGGACATAGGACTGGCCATAATTTGAGACAATACAATATAGCTATATGAAATTGTGTTCATTACTTGTCCTTTCAATACTGCCATTTGTCGATGAAATAGACTCCTGTCAAATCCTCGATCTCTCTGTAGTAGAAACTGATAACATCAACATTACAGGTtggtatacacacacactcacactaaaTAACTCCAATAATTCATCTTGCAAACTATCGATAAACCCGGGGCTTTCCAATTTGGGTATCACCAGATCCTTTATCTCTTGTGAGAAAACTTCTTCTGCCATTGGCAGCCAAGCCCAATAGAAAGGATCTATAAAAGAATAGtaacagaatttatttgtggaAACTGTTATGTGAAATAAAGCACACAGTACGGTAATTCAGCAAGTGACTGTACAAGGATACAACATGATTTCTGCCCAGTCCTCTGAATGTCAAAGTGAAGAAATTCAACCAAACGTGAGTAAATGACGGGAGTAACTAAACGACTTTCTTTACATCAATAATACGTCATTTGGGAATTATGGACAAGTGACCTTGTTACAAAGTGATACAGTGTAATGTGAACAATTTTTCACTTAATTATTTGAAAAAAGCCTGAAATTGTCTGCTACAAAAATATAACTTTGACCCATGTCCTTGGCTTTCAAAAATGCTTGCCTGGTAATTAAACTTGAGCAACACAAACAGTGCTACAAAGAAGCATATAAACTGAGGATAGTACACAATGTAATTGTGAAACAAATATTGACAGAGACACCAAACATTACCCTCCACAAGATAACATACAAGTTCTCCAGGAGTCTGGATGTTTGAATGGAAAGGCTAGACCATTATCAATGGCTGCCAGTTGAACACTTCCCTGAGATGTTATATTGGAGTTGACCAGTGTCCACTGATCTTCCTAAAGAAACACTATTAACATCTGGTACATGATGTGGTAGCTACCTTTGACTCTGATGTGTCAACTTCTGTCTGTGGCCTCACACACTTCAACAACCAGTTGTCATTACCACGATCTACAGGGATCAGTGTCACATTGAAATAACACTaagcttaaggttacggtatagtcaagggcaatcattcaaaattttgaatgcctatcgattctttttgagaagcccataaaaccagtctagcagcttgaaaagttttaaatgaaggtgaagccattcatatttaatgtttttatgtagctacagtgtagtttgaggcaggtggaacactacaatttgttgtagtaacacaagtaagccagcccatacatcgctcagctccagctgtcactaccatgtttttccgccgccaaatacagcaaaagctgttggctctattggcatttctggggcatatatagtgatactgtatattaaattcgttaagtcctgtggaagcgtttttggcgtgtttcttcccagtgactcagatacaagccttcaaagagcttgtttcactcgaaaaaactactaaaagttcaatagagcagtttcaaaaccatggtaaccaaaaattatgcaatggacacacccaaatcgccatgtttttgtaccagactgtttcatgttgcaagttgaattcctcgctaaattcatgccaagacttattaatacgtaagtaaaagagatgccagtgatagaataaagcatgtaggtgagttattacgcattaaaagatccgtactacctcccaacagggcattttcgtaggaaggagaaatccgtaaagatggatttggccaaattgcgacctattcactgcccaaaggtggttaaaactaggggaaacctgcagtataggtctttatccagcaccacagcatcgtacagccacatccagctatccccgagttagccagaatcgctcatgtgctgggattcccacttcgtgtgaaaaagcagacagcaaaataagactgctaaagtttaactgatggttgatttcgacaataaaacttaactctagcaaaattcaccactaagagtcttctttttctggcgttttatcacagtttggtagtacgccattaccggtctcgtgcctttcaggagctctggctaatcctgggatagctggatgtggttgtacgctgctgtggtgctgggtaaagacctatactgtaagtttctcctagttttaaccacctttgggcggtgaataggtcgtaatttggccaaatccatttttacgcatttctctttccttcgaaactgccctgttggaggcagtacgtatcttttaatgcctaataactcacctgcacattttattctatcactggtaTCTATTTTACtcacgtattaataagtcttggcatggatttagcgaggaattcaacttgcaacatcaagcaatctggtacaaaaacatggcgatttgggtgtgttccattgcataatttttggttaccatggttttgaaactgctctataaaacgtctatactaccagtaacttaaaaaatcgcttccacaggacctagatattttagttgtttagtcacttgtgttgaaattataaggattcagtaatctgttagtctggtttttggcggcacatttttataaaacatcactctattgtagaccacacacccaaggacagtcgttgttctgtagtaaaaacaaacaagcacaattagttgtattgctaacacaacacagttgttgaaattatttatccctgcttggtttaaagcaggttttgtaatttgttccgcccacgcattttaaactattcggTAACCTTAAGGTTGTACACAGTACAAATTGTTCAGACATTCAGATGTGTGGCTGTTGGTCATTTCAGTAGGATTTAGGCAAAACTGCCATACATAATAATTGACTTTGAGTGACCACATTTACTGTACATTACCATAATGGTGCTCAGTAAATGATCAAAAATGGCCACTCAAAATTTTCATCTCTTATTTTGAACTCTGGACATATAACACCATTACAAACATTGGCTATTCATATAAAGTTGTATACAGTAGTTTTACTCTCAAGTTATAAAATGATAATTTGGTTTTCTCCCAACAAGTCAGTGCATAATGATTGGACACTAAGTTCAACCATGTTCAGATGAACACCATATTTGGTCATAAAATGTATGCCATAACCATATatagggaaactttggtggggatAAACTTAGGCGAATAGGAagctaaataatagttagacaccaagaccaagggaactaagcgatttagtaaccctgatggcctgaggctgtagcgtcccgagcgctactaagggccagaggggttactaaatcgcttagtttccgttggtcgcggtgtctaacttatttagactatggtttaaagtacatacctttatagccagagcattaggggtgaaagagcaatgcagaacagcagaacggtttcttcctgaagtccctacagcgcccacaaaaataattatttgaccggtaaccagagtaacagcTAGAGCTATACTATTTTTCCAGAATTATTcacagaacacggagaagaattgtattacagtattatcaagtactccagtgtacctttcgtgttataattatttttcacgtacaaaattgccagagggcgggttactaaatgaacatgtgtaggtgactaaatgagcatgtaacgtgactaagtgatttagtaaccctctaaatgagctatATCATAGTCTAAATTACATTGGTGAAATAAACTTGGTGAATTCAAGTTCAacgtttagctataaagatgctaatctgagaCACTACAAGTAATTGGTGGAGTAAACTTAGTGATTTGTAGCAAATCACTAAGTTTCCTTCTATACGGTATTTCAAGTTCTGAATAACTGGTGAGGATTATATTGTAAATATTCACATGAGAAAACCTTCATGAATCAAttgaatcatacagtacaacagtactgtatagtaggggccaCAAAAGGTGTAGGTGTGGcacatgaaaaacatcacccaaaaatcagcctcagttttccctgatgacaatgaggcagtattcgTTAGGTaaatgtaacaactttaaacaggctgtaggaccaggtgtcctacagaccttcagcacttgtgctgtaaagcattaataaataaataaaataagcccaaacaagccttcagatcaacctgaaacgctTTTAAAAAGTTACtacggattttttttttaaataaaaggAATTttttagtgactgactgactaagtaactgactgatgccttcagacaagcataactcgatagcAGCTAAGGCCAGggcttcactgttcgatgtcacttcagctggacatgtgccttttggcataccgcagtacagtacgtacaatgcattcttcatggacttaccagtttCTTtagtgtcccattcatctttgctgacagcaaaaggtgttgatttggcggtagcacgtgatgacttcccttTGTAGCGGAAATCGTCCAtctttttcatagtggctattttgatcccagaggtacttttcgaacagttcttgattcgtactgctgtgtaacagctGTCAACAAACCGTAATGGATACTCCACTATTCAGAcggtaattgatagctggggtgcacggcaccatttctttcttttgatgcagtatgcatggcttcaccagtcatatttacataaaaagttaacaaactactcaaaataatttggaattttcaactagatagcacatcgataaaaagtactgaaacaagctggagtagcgcataatattaaatcacagtaaaacaataagaagtgttatatccctactgcgctCAAGGcatgttatggtccctactctagttgaaaatttccaaaaaaatttgtgtacttgttgctAAAATAAACTTTCACTATTGGTTCATCCAACCATTCACTACCATATCAATAGAGTATCATTCATAAGTTACAGGCTACTACAAACCCTCCATTGACAACttcattataaaattaattttgtcaaTTCCTTATAAAGAGATGTTCCCATTTATTGGTTGTATCTCAAATACCAAAATACCAGTAATACTGGATATTCAGATAATGGAGTATACAGGAATTTATAAATCTTGTCAATGAAAATGTAAAACTTTATATTTCTGTGTTTTTGCCACTAATTACTCACACCTTTTAATTAAAGGTGCTTCCACACTAGACTTGTACTGGGTAGAATGACCTGTGTACTTTGACCttttatcattgttattacCAACATTGCAATTagtaacacacacactacccaCTTCGTCACTGGTGACTTACAAATATTGTCAATGCAAATTCTTACCAGTATTTCTGATGATATAGTCCAGAACAACAAGTTTCTCAAACTGCAGCTGAAGCTCTTTCTGCAGGTGTGGAGGTAAAGGATTTGCGCTGATGTCTCTTAGCACATTTTCAGCATCTTGATATCCTTCAACAAACAACTGAAATGACCCCACCTACAATCAAAAACAATTAGCATAATCATTATTGGAGGTGGTTATACCTTTTTAGGCAAGCCAGCGTTGACACGTTTGCCAACTGAGTCCGGCCATTGTTCAGTTGCAAATCGTCTCATTCTCATGGCCCAGCGATCATGAAATGGATAGTTAAAACTATCAGCAGATAAATACACCACCTACAAACACACAATGGAAGAAACAATGCACAATGCCCTCCTGTCCCTGCAAAAATATAAACTTCATCAATGAAGATTCTATGTACAACATATGAGATGATGTAACAGCTCAAACTCTTATGAAAGAAGTACCATAATTATACCACAAGGAAAATTGTATAGTACAAAAACACTTGTGACAAGTGAAAAGCTGATATATTTTCTATATTACTGACACACAAAAAACATCTGCTGCTATTTGAGACCACAAAAACATTTCTACTAAATATTCTAAAGCGAAACTCAATACGTACATCTCACCTTAGTTTTTGGTACAATATTGAGACCTAGCTTCTGGTCGACTAGACTTGCCCCAGCCTCAGACATGTAGCCTTGGTTGGGGATTAGGCAACTACGACCAAAACAACATGGGCAACAAATCTTATGTAACCATTTCGTCCACTTTGGGTTCAGCTGTCCATAAGGCTCTTCGTTTTTTGGTTTGAATACTCCAATTGTGTCCTGAAAAATGTTATGTAATGTTAAATACCTACAAATTTATCTTAATTCACTCTTTTTGTGTTCTTGACAAAGTAGCTTCCACTGCTTCCCTGATAAATAAGATGGGGTAATATCCCACTATCAATGGCTCTCTCGGCCTCGCGAATAATCCGCGAGTAAGATGCATCATCGAACTCGTTCAATTCTGTCCTTTCGTTGGCTGTCTCTGAAGTGGACGTTGTGGGTCTGCCAATAAGCGGTCGTTGTTCTGAGCTATAACCATTAGAACGATCTCCTATTATGACCACCTCGCCTCTAGACCCCGACGTGTCGCTTTCCGAGTCGTAATCAGATAAAGGTACTAAGCTTTGGGTTGAGAAGGGCGCGGCCATGGTAGCATATAAAGCAGACCTGCTAGTTATCACAATGGTGTAGCTGCATCGGTGTACTGCGCTCACTTATCCACGTGACAATACTAATTTGACTCGATTGTGGGCTATGAATGACGtcatattaatttttatgatTTGATTATGGGATCtacttacacacacaaaaaacagataaaaattatACAATTAAAATCATAATTTATATAAAATATGCGTGCAAAATCATGTTGTGTTTCTTTGTCTGGCAGTTTGTTTGACCTCTGTCCGTGATGACCTTACAAGAGCAGATCCAACACACACACCAGATTGTCCGTGTCGTGGTTTGTTGCCTTTATCCCCAGGTAGTTGTACTAACAAGGATAACACAGCTGCTTTGCCATCGCTGCATGGCTCAACACCAACACACGATGCTTGTTGCTAAGAATTTGAAAACAGCTAATTTTACATATGTTAAATATATCACATACCTTTTCTAAAGTTGGTTTATTGTTAACGATAACATTCATTTTTGTAAATGGTCGACTAATTCTCTGCCTCATTTCTCTCTGATGAGCCTGTGTAGATAATCATGGCACACAGCTAGGAGGAGTACGACAATAACTGACCCTAATAAACTGTCGATATGCAAGCTTCTTTTTGATATACCAGATCAGTAGGAAGCCGAGGAGAAGTGTTAGGAAGCACCTGTTGAAGAGGATTTGTGCAttaaaacaataaataaataaaattagaGGTATTAATGGTGGCTAGTTGGGTTgtgtgtacatacgtacgtGCAGAAAGCTGCGAAGAAGTACAGTAAGAACAAGTAGCTGTTCTGCTTTAAGGTGATCTGTAAGATAGAATGTTAATTTAGTAATAACAAGAGTAATATTTACTCTTGGAAATACCCCAAGCATTTTATAATTacaaaacatgcacacacacacagacacacatactacacacatgcacgcacgcacacacactacacactaaactacacgcacgcatgcatgtatgcacacactacacaccttaAATCTTATTGGAGGGAACATATTGTCCACATATATCAATACTCCCACATCACCATCACCAAAGTCACCATCCTTAATGGTATAATCAACTTTACTACGGATAGTCACAGGCCCAGTCAGATTAGTGGTGTTGTCTAGCTGTAGTAGACCTTGTGTTCCTGGGAGAAGACCAGATCTTACACGCAATACAAAAACATATGGCTGGCTTTTCTAGAGCTTAAATTAGGGAGGCATAATAATATCAAGGGTGAGTATTTACTCAAGACAATTCCAATACCCTCATCATAAAAGAGAATTAACCAGGAAGCATTTTTGACTTTATACTATCCTTCCAACATGTGATATGAGGGGAAAAGTATGGGAAAACATCCTTTTTTACCCCCTCTACAACATGACCTTCTGTATTTGGTAAAAGACTAAACTACTTCTGATACTCTTTacaacccatgcataccacaacagcttaaactgtttgttttttCCAATAACACATATTGCACATACACTGTACGATAGTTGAagaataattaaaactgacaaAGAATTCCATGACACAGTTTAGTCTGCATTGTGAGTCTTGTGACACAGAGAAACTGCACACAAATTAAACAATTGTGCTATTACTACTGTGTGTGCTTTAGCTTCATACATTTAGTTGTCTAgcatacaataagaagtgttatatccctgctgtgctcaagataccataatggaaatgcacagtagggatataacacttcttattgttttactgtgatttaatatcgtgcactactccagcttgtttcagtactttttatcgatgtgctatggttcctactctagttgaaaattctacttttttttgtgtactctttttttggaaaataaaattattatgactggtgaattgcatcaaaagaaagaaatggcgccacgtgccccagctatcaattatcgtctgaaaagtgaagtatccattactctttgttgtcagctatgttaaacCCATTACACTGCCTTACAAATCaataactgttcgaaaagcacccctgcaatccacgcatactgcaccaaaagaaagaaatggtgctgcacgccccagttatatcaattatcatctgaaaagtgaaatatccattaccagctatgttcaaccctttacacagcagtacgaatcaagtactgtttgaaaagcacctctgcaatcaaagtagtcactgaaaaatattccattatgaagggaagccatcacatgctaccatcaaatcgacacttttcgctgtcagcagagatgaatgggacacaaaggaggacactggtaagtccatgaagaatgcattgtacatactgcagttgccaaaagacacctcttgggccaaagcgacgtcgaatagtgaaaaaaatcaagcccgtagccttagccgttatcgagttacgcttgtctaaaggcatcagtcagttattcagtcagtcagtagaaaattctgtttaataatttaaaaaaaataaaaaattcatagcaacttgttgaaagcatttcaggtcgatctgaagacttAGTTTtagctaaccaatactgcttcgtCATCGTCAGGGAatattgaggctggtttttcatgggccacgcctactcctttgtggtccctactatacagtactatcatacagtgtgaTATAGACATACTTCTTCcagcatacaaatacaaatcCAGGCTCTTTCTGTCAGGATTACTTTGGTTATGCCTCAGCATCTCTAGCTCAAAATAGAGGTCGTAACTAGATGGGGGGAAGACCAAGAAGCTTCCTCGACGACGGTACACCTCATCTATGGATATGGTGTAGGTGTAGCCAACATCAAGTCTATCTGTAACGGAGTAATGTGGACACAGTAGTGTAACAAGTGTGCTTGCTTACAGTAACAATAATCCTCCACACTGCCATCAGCATCACTTGCACACCTGTAGTAGtgatagtgtacatgtagtgtacatgtagtgtgtgta
This window encodes:
- the LOC136236175 gene encoding phosphatidylinositol 4-kinase type 2-alpha-like codes for the protein MAAPFSTQSLVPLSDYDSESDTSGSRGEVVIIGDRSNGYSSEQRPLIGRPTTSTSETANERTELNEFDDASYSRIIREAERAIDSGILPHLIYQGSSGSYFVKNTKRDTIGVFKPKNEEPYGQLNPKWTKWLHKICCPCCFGRSCLIPNQGYMSEAGASLVDQKLGLNIVPKTKVVYLSADSFNYPFHDRWAMRMRRFATEQWPDSVGKRVNAGLPKKVGSFQLFVEGYQDAENVLRDISANPLPPHLQKELQLQFEKLVVLDYIIRNTDRGNDNWLLKCVRPQTEVDTSESKEDQWTLVNSNITSQGSVQLAAIDNGLAFPFKHPDSWRTYPFYWAWLPMAEEVFSQEIKDLVIPKLESPGFIDSLQDELLELFSRDRGFDRSLFHRQMAVLKGQVLNLLQALQNNSTPQQLVQMAPIMVERVRAAGSTRKWINRLRVRTNTPFFSWC